A stretch of Carnobacterium iners DNA encodes these proteins:
- a CDS encoding valine--tRNA ligase translates to MSKELKMPTKYQPQEVEAGRYEKWLEKDLFKPSGDKTKEAYSVVIPPPNVTGKLHLGHAWDTTLQDIIIRQKRMQGFDTLWLPGMDHAGIATQAKVEAKLAEEGISRYDLGREKFNETVWEWKEEYALVIREQWAKVGISVDYGRERFTLDDGLSEAVRKVFVTMFNKDLIYRGEYIINWDPKAKTALSDIEVIHKDVDGAFYHMTYPLADGSGSVEIATTRPETMLGDTAVAVHPDDERYQHLIGKKIILPLMNLEIPIIADEYVEMDFGTGVVKITPAHDPNDFAVGNRHDLPRTNVMNPDGTMNEITGKYAGMDRFDARKAVIKDLEAQGRLVKIEKMVHSVGHSERTGVIVEPRLSTQWFVKMKPLAKEAIDLQKTEDKVNFVPERFENTYLSWMENVHDWVISRQLWWGHRIPAWFHKQTGELYVGMQAPEDSENWEQDPDVLDTWFSSALWPFSTMGWPDEDSEDFKRYFPNNTLVTGYDIIFFWVSRMIFQSLEFTGKKPFNDVLIHGLIRDEEGRKMSKSLGNGIDPMEVVDKYGADALRWFLSNGSAPGQDVRFSYDKMDASWNFINKIWNASRFALMNMEDFTVEQIDLTSKKTIADRWILTKLNKTIEKVADLFERFEFGEANRHLYHFIWDDFCDWYIEMSKEILFNEDEEAKQTTRSVLAHVLDQTLRLLHPVMPFVTEEIWENIPHIGESLVVAEYPVVRPELSDEEATEGMDVLMELIRSVRNIRSEVNTPLSKPVELLIKTNDIKVESFLKNNTSYIERFCNPENLTISSTIKAPETAMSAVITGAEIYLPLAGLINIDEEIIRLEKELAKWSGEVKRVKGKLSNAKFVDNAPIAVVEAEKAKEKEYLEKQMLVLERIEILKTQS, encoded by the coding sequence ATGTCTAAAGAATTGAAAATGCCGACGAAATATCAACCGCAAGAAGTTGAAGCCGGTCGCTATGAAAAATGGCTTGAAAAAGATTTGTTCAAACCAAGCGGAGATAAAACAAAAGAAGCTTATTCTGTTGTTATCCCTCCTCCAAACGTTACAGGTAAGTTGCATCTAGGGCATGCTTGGGACACAACTTTGCAAGATATTATTATTCGCCAAAAAAGAATGCAAGGCTTTGATACTTTGTGGTTGCCAGGTATGGATCATGCAGGGATTGCAACACAGGCCAAGGTAGAGGCTAAATTAGCTGAAGAAGGTATTTCACGTTATGACTTAGGACGAGAAAAATTTAACGAGACCGTTTGGGAATGGAAAGAAGAGTACGCTTTAGTTATTCGTGAACAGTGGGCAAAAGTTGGGATATCTGTTGATTACGGTCGTGAAAGATTTACGTTAGACGATGGATTATCAGAAGCAGTTAGAAAAGTTTTCGTTACGATGTTTAATAAAGACTTAATTTATCGTGGGGAATATATTATTAACTGGGACCCAAAAGCGAAGACGGCTTTATCAGATATTGAAGTTATTCATAAAGATGTTGATGGAGCTTTCTATCACATGACCTATCCATTAGCAGATGGCAGTGGTTCTGTAGAAATTGCTACAACGCGTCCAGAAACGATGTTAGGCGATACAGCAGTCGCTGTTCATCCTGATGATGAACGTTACCAGCATCTCATTGGTAAAAAAATTATTTTACCATTGATGAATCTTGAAATACCAATAATTGCGGATGAGTACGTTGAGATGGATTTTGGAACAGGAGTTGTTAAGATAACTCCAGCACATGACCCTAATGACTTTGCAGTTGGAAATCGCCATGATTTGCCGCGCACAAATGTTATGAATCCAGACGGAACGATGAATGAAATAACTGGTAAATACGCGGGGATGGATCGTTTTGACGCTAGAAAAGCGGTTATCAAAGATTTAGAAGCTCAAGGACGACTGGTAAAAATTGAAAAAATGGTCCATAGTGTAGGGCACTCGGAAAGAACGGGAGTTATTGTTGAACCTCGTTTATCTACTCAGTGGTTTGTTAAAATGAAGCCTCTTGCAAAAGAAGCAATCGATCTACAAAAAACGGAAGATAAAGTTAATTTTGTGCCAGAACGATTTGAAAACACCTATTTAAGCTGGATGGAAAATGTCCATGATTGGGTTATCTCACGCCAATTATGGTGGGGTCATAGGATACCAGCTTGGTTTCATAAACAAACGGGTGAACTTTACGTAGGGATGCAAGCACCTGAAGATAGTGAAAACTGGGAGCAAGATCCAGATGTCTTAGATACTTGGTTTAGTTCAGCTCTTTGGCCTTTTTCAACGATGGGTTGGCCAGATGAAGATTCAGAAGATTTTAAACGATACTTTCCTAATAACACATTAGTAACAGGTTACGACATTATTTTCTTCTGGGTAAGTCGAATGATTTTCCAAAGTCTGGAATTTACTGGCAAAAAACCATTTAATGATGTACTTATTCATGGATTAATTCGAGATGAAGAAGGTCGTAAAATGAGTAAATCCTTAGGCAATGGAATTGATCCGATGGAAGTAGTAGATAAGTACGGTGCAGATGCATTGCGCTGGTTCTTGTCTAATGGTTCAGCGCCTGGCCAAGATGTACGATTTAGTTACGATAAGATGGATGCTTCCTGGAATTTCATCAACAAAATATGGAATGCAAGTCGCTTTGCATTGATGAATATGGAAGATTTTACAGTTGAACAAATCGATTTAACTAGTAAGAAAACAATAGCTGATCGTTGGATTTTAACTAAACTAAATAAAACAATCGAAAAAGTAGCTGATTTATTTGAGCGTTTTGAATTTGGAGAAGCTAACCGACATCTTTACCACTTTATCTGGGATGATTTTTGTGACTGGTATATTGAGATGAGTAAAGAAATTTTATTTAATGAAGATGAAGAGGCTAAACAAACGACAAGAAGTGTTTTAGCTCATGTCTTAGATCAAACACTTCGCTTATTGCATCCAGTGATGCCTTTTGTAACAGAAGAAATATGGGAGAATATTCCACATATTGGAGAATCATTGGTTGTTGCCGAATATCCAGTTGTTCGTCCAGAGTTGTCAGATGAAGAAGCGACTGAGGGGATGGACGTATTAATGGAATTGATTCGTTCAGTTCGTAATATTCGTTCAGAAGTAAATACGCCTCTATCTAAACCTGTTGAATTGTTAATTAAAACAAATGATATTAAAGTTGAATCATTTTTGAAAAACAATACTTCTTATATTGAACGTTTCTGTAACCCTGAAAATCTAACTATTTCAAGTACCATTAAAGCTCCTGAAACAGCTATGAGTGCTGTCATTACAGGCGCTGAAATTTATCTTCCTTTGGCGGGATTAATTAATATTGACGAAGAGATTATTCGTTTAGAAAAAGAATTAGCTAAGTGGTCAGGTGAAGTTAAACGCGTTAAAGGTAAGCTATCTAATGCTAAGTTTGTTGACAATGCACCAATTGCTGTTGTTGAAGCAGAAAAAGCAAAAGAAAAAGAGTATCTTGAGAAACAAATGCTTGTTTTAGAAAGAATTGAAATATTAAAAACTCAATCATAA